In Aurantimicrobium minutum, the DNA window CTGTGCATGCTGAAGATGAGTGCGACCTGGCATGATGGCCGCAGGATGCGCAGCGGCCTGCCCCGCAATCGCATCTATGAGCTGTGTGAGCTCATGTGCAATCGTGCGTGAGTGATCGAGCAAATACAAACGAACTAGGGTTGCGATTTGGTCATTGCGGCTTCGGCCCGCACGAAGCTTGCCACCGACCTCAATTCCAGCGATGTCAATGAGGCCGCGCTCGAGCGCCGAATGAACATCCTCATCACTTTCCAGTGAGACAAAATCCCCAGATGCAACCTCAGCACGAAGCTGTTCGAGAGAGTCAATCATGACCCGAAGTTCATCAGCGGTGAGGTAGCCCGCAGCATTAAGCGCTTTTGCGTGTGCAACAGAACCGCTGATGTCGTAATCGGCCAAAGCCCAGTCAAAGTGTGTTGATTTGCTCAACTTTTGTAGTTCAGGTGAGGGACCAGAGGCGAAACGACCACCCCAAAGCGCTCCGGCTTCCCCAGCTCGGTTTGCGGCGTTATGTGAGGCAGTCATGTTCTCAATTCTATGGGAGCGAAACTAGTGCATTGCAGAGACAAGAGTGTGGGTGAGCGCTTCAATCAGAAGTGCAATAGAAATAACCACGACAAAAGCTAAACCAATAAGCACTCGCCACCACCACACGCGACCTCGAGCCCAACCAACGAGATATCCGAGTACGCCAGCAAGAATCTGAATTGCACGTGAAGTCCACTCCACCGCTTGGGTATACGTGATGACTTCAAAGCTGTAAATCAGCGAAGGAATCAGCGCAGGAACAACCCACATTGCCATCCACATCATTGCCTTGAGTTCAGACCGCACCACATACCCGAATGAATGGTCTTTCGCGCTGAGAACATGTTGTCCCAAGAACAGCTCTGCCAGAAAGTGAACAATCAAAATAGTGATCGTTGTAGCAAGAACACTAATGAACATTCCTTCTGGCTCAACCGATTCAGGAAAGACAAGGACTAAGGCGCCAATGAGCACCCAGGCAACAGCGACCCCCGGGACCACCGGAAGCTTAAATCTTTGGTGTGTTTCTGTTTGGGTCATTTGCTGTGTCGAAGTAACCAGGTCAGCAACGCTTTTTGAGCATGTAGGCGGTTTTCTGCCTCATCCCAAATAACACTCTGTGAGCCATCAATAACCTCTGGGGCAACTTCGTAACCTCGGTATGCAGGCAAGCAGTGCAGGAAGATAGCGGAAGCATCCGCCTGCGCCATCAAAGCAGAGTCAACCTGGTACGCACCGAAATCTTTCACGCGCTGAGCTTTTTGATCTTCTTGCCCCATGGACACCCAGGTGTCCGTCACAACAACATCAGCGCCAGAAACGGCGACCTGTGCATCTTCGGTAACCAGAACTGTTGCACCGGTTGTCGCAGCGATAGCTTCCGCGTCTGTAACAACCTGAGCATCAGGCAGGTAACCTTCTGGGGCACCAATGCGAATATGCATTCCTGCGGTTGCGCACGCCAGCAAGTAGGAGTGTGCCATGTTGCTACTTCCATCACCAACGAAAGCAACGGTCAGACCCTGAAGAGCCCCTTTGTGCTCACGAATAGTGAGCAGATCAGCCAATAACTGGCAGGGGTGAAATTCATCACTGAGCGCATTGACCACGGGAACAGTTGTTCCGGCAGCCATTTCTTCTAAACCTTTTTGAGAGAACGTACGCCACACAATTGCAGAAACCATTCGCTCGAGAACGCGAGCAGTGTCAGAAATAGATTCTTTAGCACCAAGCTGGCTCGAACCTGAATCCATGATGAGAGGAACGCCACCTAAGTCGGCAATGCCCACCGCAAAAGAAACCCTGGTGCGCGTCGAGGTCTTATCAAAAATCACTGCCACGGTCTGCGGTCCCTCCAGTGGGCGTTCACTGTAGGGGCTGTGCTTGAGGGCAGCAGCTAGATCAAGAATCTCTGCTTGCTGAGCCGGGGTCACATCATCATCGCGAAGGAAATGTTTGGTCATGAGGCCACTACTTCCGTTCCAGAACCAGTCTGGGTAAAGATTTCGAGCAAAATCGAGTGCGGGTTGCGCCCATCAATGATGGCTGCTTTGGGAACTCCCCCATCAACGGCTTCTAAACAGGCAGCCATCTTAGGAATCATGCCTGATTCAAGCGTTGGTAGAAGAGCTCTTAGCTCATCCGCGGTGATTTCCGACACCAAGGAATCAGTGTTAGGCCAGTCGCTATACAGTCCGGCTACATCGGTCAGAATGACCAATTTTGCGGCACCGAGGGCGACAGCCAGCGATGCAGCGGCCGCGTCAGCATTTACGTTGAGTGACTGACCAGGGGTGTCCTTATCGGGGGCGATGGAAGAAACAACAGGGATACGGCCAGCATCAATGAGCGCATGAACTGCCTCTGGATCCACATCAACCACGTCTCCTACAAGACCGAGGTCAACCATTTCGCCGTCGATTTCAACACCTCGACGCTCGCCGACAAACAGACCCGCATCTTCACCAGAGATTGATGCAGCAAGCGGACCGTGTTCGTTCATGTGGCCAACTAAATCACGCGACACTTGACCAGTAAGCACCATGCGCACAACATCCATTGCTTCAGGACTGGTCACACGATATCCACCACGAAATTCGCTTTCGATGCCCAAACGCTCGAGCATCTTGGTGATCTGGGGGCCGCCACCGTGCACAACGACAGGCTTAATTCCAACGGTGCGCAGGTACACCATGTCTTCGGCAAAAGCCCGTGTGAGCTCTTCACTCACCATGGCGTTGCCACCAAACTTCACGACAATGATTTGATCATTGAACTTCTTGAGCCACGGCAGTGACTCAATGAGCGTGGCAGCTTTGATGGTTGCTGCGGCGTCTTCTTCACGCATTTGGGTCATAACAAAATCCTTGAATTCTTTAGCTCGCGTAGGCGCTGTTTTCGTGCACGTAATCGTGGGTGAGATCATTCGTCCAAATTGTGGCGGTGGCAGGACCACTGTGGAGTTCAATGCGAATATCTACTTCACGAGGTGTGAGATCTACTAATTCACGTGACTGATCAGGCTCACCAGCGGTGCACACCTGCACCCCATTGAAGCTGACATCGATGTTGTAGGGGTCAAAGACTGCCGAGGTAGTTCCCACCGCAGCTAGAACTCGTCCCCAGTTAGGGTCGTTACCGAAAATCGCTGCCTTGAACAGGTTGGAACGGCTGACTGCACGTGCGACATCTACAGCATCCTCTTCCGAGACCGCGCCAGAAACCGTGATGTGAATGTCGTGACTGGCGCCTTCTGCATCGCGTTGGAGTTGTAGGGCCAAATCACGACAGAGTTCGGTCAGACGTGCCGTAAATTCCGAGATTTCAGGTTCAACACCCGATGCTCCCGAAGCAAGCAACGTTACTTGGTCATTGGTGGACATACATCCGTCTGAGTCCAGACGGTCAAAGGTGACACGTGTTGATGCACGCAGTGCAGTGTCGAGTTGTTCGCTAGTCAAGACCGCGTCTGTCGTAATGACCACCAGCATGGTGGCCAAGCCCGGGGCCAACATGCCGGCACCTTTGGCCATACCGCCGATGGTATAGCCCGCACCGGTTGAAACCGAGAGCTTTGGAACAGAATCAGTGGTCATGATGGCTTCGGCAGCATCGATTCCGGCCTGCTCGGTTGTTCCGGCATCTGAGAGCACAGCGAGCCCAGCATCCCAGACCCCGGTCTTGAGCTTGTCAAGATCAAGCTGTTCTCCGATGAGACCGGTAGAACACACGAGAACATCTCCTGCGGAAACTTCCAGCCGTTCAGCGACAGCCTCTGCGGTCTCATGAGTAGTCTGGAAGCCGCGCGCACCGGTGTAGCAGTTCGCCCCGCCAGAGTTCAAGACAATCGCTTCCACTACAGGGTCAGCCATAACCTGCTGGCTCCACAAAATAGGGTTGGCTTTGCAGCGGTTGGAGGTAAACACAGCAGCTGCAGATTTCAGTGGTCCAAGATTGCGCACCATGGCGAAATCTTTCTTCCTGGTGGACTTTAACCCACACACCACACCTGCGGCGCTAAAGCCTGCTGCAGCGGTTACGCTCACGGGGCTACTCCATTCATGGTTAAACCGGTGGTTTCTTCAATACCTAAAGCAATATTTGCCGACTGGATGGCTGCTCCGGCTGTTCCCTTGGTGAGGTTATCCAGGGCACTAATGACGACGACACGGCCCGCATTTTCATCCAGGGCCAGTCCCATCAAACAGGTGTTGGCGCCCAGGGTGTCTGCAGTGCGAGGGAATTCACCCAGAGGGAGAACCTGGACAAATGGTTCATTGGCATACGCTGCACTCCATGCTGCATGCAACTTCTCAAGTGTGACGCCTGGTTTCACACGCGCAGTTGTTGTGGCCAAGATGCCGCGAGCCATAGGGACGAGCACTGGTGTCATGGACACGGATGCTTCAACAGCACCTGCCTTGCGCAGATTTTGTTCAATTTCAGGGGTGTGACGGTGGGTGCCGCCGACGGAATATGCCGACGCCGATCCCATAATTTCGCTGGCAAGCAAGTTCACTTTCAAAGATTTACCTGCACCAGAGGGCCCCACAGACAAGACGGAGACAATGTCCACCGCTTCAATGAGATCTGCCTTCACACCGGGGGCAATAGCCAAGGAGATGGCGGACGCATTACACCCTGGCGCAGCAATGCGCTTGGTTCCTACCAAATAGTCACGCTGTGATCCAGAAGACAGCGGTAGCTCAGGAATGCCATAAGTCCAGGCAGAGTTGAACTCTCCCCCATAAAATGCATCCCAGTCTTCTTTGTCTTCAAGACGGTGATCAGCACCACAGTCAATGACCAGAGTCTCAGCACTGAGCTGTGTGGCCAGGGCACCAGAGGAGCCGTGAGGCAGTGCAAGAAAAACAACATCGTGGCCGGAAAGAATTTCCGCGGTGGTGTCCTGCAAGACGAGATTGCCATAGCTGCGTAGATGAGGCTGCACATCAACCAGACGCTGGCCAGCATTGGAGTGAGCTGTAACCGTGCGCACCTCAAACTCGGGGTGGTCTGCGAGCAAACGTAGTACCTCGCCACCGGCATAACCGCTGGCTCCAGCAATGGCAACCGAGTATGTCATTAGATAACTCTATCTAAAACCTTCAACCAGTTATTGAACTTTGGGCCGAACGGTCCAAGAACTACTCACGAATAGTCGCGCCAAAGCGCGATGCTGCGAGCGCAACACCCGCCTCTTTAGACGAGGTTGCCTCAGCAGCAGTGAGTGTGCGGTCAAGAGCCCTGAAACGCAAGGCAAAGGTCAAGGAGCGCTGCCCTTCAGGAATTCCTGTGCCTTGGTAGACATCCACAAGTGTGGCGCTCTCAAGAAGTTCTCCCGCACCCTCGATAACGGCAGCACGAACATCTGCAGCTGGAATACTCTCGTCGACGACGAGCGACAAGTCTTGAGTAGCAGCAGGCATTGTCTTCACGTCAACAGCCGTGTGTGGTACACCTGCTGCCGCAGAAACTGCATCCAGGTTCAGTTCGAACGCTGCCACAGTCCGAGGAAGATGTGCTTCTTCAGCGATTGAGGGCAGGAGTTCACCGGCATACCCAATAACTTCGCCGCCGAGGAGGAGTTCAGCAGTGCGGCCAGGATGGAAGGCCTTGTGACTTCCTTGGCGGACGGAGATTTGAACACCTGCACCTAGAGCAATTTGTTGAACTGCAGTGAGAGCATCTTGCCAACTGTAGGCAACAGCTTTTTGCCCAACTTGCTTGGTCAGCGCATCTCCAACATAAAGGCCAGAGATGTAGCGAGGTTGTGGTG includes these proteins:
- the argF gene encoding ornithine carbamoyltransferase, translating into MTKHFLRDDDVTPAQQAEILDLAAALKHSPYSERPLEGPQTVAVIFDKTSTRTRVSFAVGIADLGGVPLIMDSGSSQLGAKESISDTARVLERMVSAIVWRTFSQKGLEEMAAGTTVPVVNALSDEFHPCQLLADLLTIREHKGALQGLTVAFVGDGSSNMAHSYLLACATAGMHIRIGAPEGYLPDAQVVTDAEAIAATTGATVLVTEDAQVAVSGADVVVTDTWVSMGQEDQKAQRVKDFGAYQVDSALMAQADASAIFLHCLPAYRGYEVAPEVIDGSQSVIWDEAENRLHAQKALLTWLLRHSK
- the argB gene encoding acetylglutamate kinase — protein: MTQMREEDAAATIKAATLIESLPWLKKFNDQIIVVKFGGNAMVSEELTRAFAEDMVYLRTVGIKPVVVHGGGPQITKMLERLGIESEFRGGYRVTSPEAMDVVRMVLTGQVSRDLVGHMNEHGPLAASISGEDAGLFVGERRGVEIDGEMVDLGLVGDVVDVDPEAVHALIDAGRIPVVSSIAPDKDTPGQSLNVNADAAAASLAVALGAAKLVILTDVAGLYSDWPNTDSLVSEITADELRALLPTLESGMIPKMAACLEAVDGGVPKAAIIDGRNPHSILLEIFTQTGSGTEVVAS
- the argJ gene encoding bifunctional glutamate N-acetyltransferase/amino-acid acetyltransferase ArgJ encodes the protein MSVTAAAGFSAAGVVCGLKSTRKKDFAMVRNLGPLKSAAAVFTSNRCKANPILWSQQVMADPVVEAIVLNSGGANCYTGARGFQTTHETAEAVAERLEVSAGDVLVCSTGLIGEQLDLDKLKTGVWDAGLAVLSDAGTTEQAGIDAAEAIMTTDSVPKLSVSTGAGYTIGGMAKGAGMLAPGLATMLVVITTDAVLTSEQLDTALRASTRVTFDRLDSDGCMSTNDQVTLLASGASGVEPEISEFTARLTELCRDLALQLQRDAEGASHDIHITVSGAVSEEDAVDVARAVSRSNLFKAAIFGNDPNWGRVLAAVGTTSAVFDPYNIDVSFNGVQVCTAGEPDQSRELVDLTPREVDIRIELHSGPATATIWTNDLTHDYVHENSAYAS
- the argC gene encoding N-acetyl-gamma-glutamyl-phosphate reductase encodes the protein MTYSVAIAGASGYAGGEVLRLLADHPEFEVRTVTAHSNAGQRLVDVQPHLRSYGNLVLQDTTAEILSGHDVVFLALPHGSSGALATQLSAETLVIDCGADHRLEDKEDWDAFYGGEFNSAWTYGIPELPLSSGSQRDYLVGTKRIAAPGCNASAISLAIAPGVKADLIEAVDIVSVLSVGPSGAGKSLKVNLLASEIMGSASAYSVGGTHRHTPEIEQNLRKAGAVEASVSMTPVLVPMARGILATTTARVKPGVTLEKLHAAWSAAYANEPFVQVLPLGEFPRTADTLGANTCLMGLALDENAGRVVVISALDNLTKGTAGAAIQSANIALGIEETTGLTMNGVAP